In Arachis hypogaea cultivar Tifrunner chromosome 17, arahy.Tifrunner.gnm2.J5K5, whole genome shotgun sequence, a single window of DNA contains:
- the LOC112762458 gene encoding inactive RHOMBOID-like protein 8 produces MAAEGGSDQFIDIVKLSPPAKFPAAFPEDLKVAPSLKRRRSGGDTWVVSVFVIIHVGVFIATMLVNDCWTNSNGDCALKTLGRFSFQPLSENPLLGPSQSKLEEMGALRRNFVTEYHQTWRLFTSPFLHAGLFHLLLNLCSIIFIGIHLERELGPLRIGVIYAMSAFGGALMASLFLQHTPAVASSGALYGLLGTLLSELIWNWELQTKRVSAIVSFVFVFVCNFIIGFLPYVDNFASIGGFVSGFLLGSVLLLSRKLELPKVPIKGTLFDYGVKSYIKLKLKQNLDRPVLRIVSFILFSLILAGCLVAVLHGININSYCTWCPYVDCIPYTSWHCQNGETSCKTMVSDDQMTLTCMGNGNFRVFPFTNISRTRISDLCNLIC; encoded by the exons ATGGCGGCGGAAGGAGGTTCCGATCAATTCATCGACATCGTTAAGCTCTCTCCTCCGGCAAAGTTCCCGGCGGCATTCCCCGAGGACCTCAAGGTGGCTCCCTCCTTGAAGCGCCGCCGTTCTGGCGGTGACACGTGGGTGGTGTCAGTGTTCGTGATCATCCACGTGGGCGTCTTCATCGCAACGATGCTGGTCAATGATTGCTGGACGAACTCCAACGGCGACTGCGCCCTAAAAACCCTCGGAAGGTTCTCCTTCCAACCTCTCTCTGAGAATCCTCTCTTAGGCCCTTCTCAGTCCAA ATTAGAGGAAATGGGAGCGCTTCGGAGGAATTTCGTGACAGAGTATCACCAAACTTGGCGTCTTTTCACCTCTCCATTTCTTCATGCTGGGCTCTTCCACCTCCTCCTCAATCTCTGCAGTATCATCTTCATCGGAATTCACCTAGAGCGCGAGCTTGGACCGT TACGGATTGGTGTAATCTATGCAATGTCTGCATTTGGGGGAGCCTTGATGGCTTCTCTTTTTCTTCAGCATACCCCAGCTGTTGCCTCTTCTGGGGCTTTGTATGGATTACTCGGAACTTTACTCTCTGAGCTCATTTGGAACTGGGAATTACAAACCAAAAGG GTTTCAGCAATAGTCTCTTTTGTCTTTGTATTTGTTTGCAATTTCATCATTGGCTTTCTGCCTTATGTGGACAACTTTGCGAGCATTGGAGGTTTTGTATCAGGGTTCCTTCTTGGATCTGTACTTCTACTCAGCAGAAAGCTTGAACTGCCAAAGGTTCCAATCAAAGGAACTCTCTTTGATTATGGTGTCAAGAGTTACATCAAGTTAAAGTTGAAGCAAAACCTGGACAGACCGGTTCTCAGGATTGTTTCTTTTATCCTCTTTAGCCTGAT ATTGGCCGGTTGTCTTGTGGCAGTTCTTCACGGGATCAACATCAATAGTTATTGCACATGGTGCCCATATGTTGACTGTATCCCTTATACAAGCTGGCACTGCCAAAATGGAGAAACCTCTTGTAAG ACAATGGTGAGCGATGATCAGATGACATTGACCTGTATGGGGAATGGAAACTTCAGGGTCTTTCCTTTTACGAACATCTCTCGGACAAGGATCAGTGATCTATGCAATCTGATATGCTGA
- the LOC112766648 gene encoding phosphopantothenate--cysteine ligase 2 produces the protein MDAPNGSQDTEQTLDSQVKAFFDSAPPLQNMNDIIQKLNHFIQLNSLSSENGIGRRIVCVTSGGTTAPLEQRCVRYVDNFSSGHRGATSTEYFLKAGYAVIFLYRRGSFQPFCRSLPDDPLLECFEAFEGLNIQVREAYSKALKTAIVDHHAAVASGLLLKLPFSTIFEYLQMLQIISKPMKDIGPRAMFYLAAAVSDFYVPWKDMVEHKIQSGSHILDVKLVQVPKMLSVLRKDWAPLAFCISFKLETDSNILLNKARGALEKYNMHAVVANELSTRKEQVVVVTIDDKITVQRDKSKADDDVENPLIKLLSQRHSAYIEDSKRTR, from the exons ATGGATGCACCAAATGGATCCCAAGATACTGAGCAAACCCTTGATTCACAAGTCAAAGCGTTCTTTGATTCTGCTCCACCTCTCCAGAATATGAATGACATCATTCAGAAATTGAATCACTTCATTCAGCTGAATTCTTTATCTTCAG AAAATGGGATAGGTAGGAGAATTGTTTGTGTGACTTCTGGTGGCACCACTGCTCCATTGGAGCAGCGGTGCGTTCGCTATGTTGACAACTTTAGTTCAGGTCATAGGGGAGCCACATCCACTGA GTATTTTCTGAAGGCGGGATATGCTGTGATCTTCTTGTACAGGAG AGGAAGTTTCCAGCCATTCTGTAGATCCCTTCCTGATGATCCCTTACTTGAATGCTTTGAGGCCTTCGAAGGATTAAACATTCAAG TCCGTGAGGCTTATTCTAAAGCATTGAAGACCGCCATCGTGGATCATCATGCT GCAGTGGCTAGTGGTCTCCTGTTAaagcttcctttcagcactatATTTGAGTATCTTCAG atGCTGCAAATCATTTCAAAGCCAATGAAGGATATCGGCCCACGTGCAATGTTCTATCTTGCTGCTGCAGTATCTGACTTTTATGTTCCTTGGAAGGACATG GTAGAACATAAAATTCAGTCTGGATCTCACATCTTGGATGTGAAACTTGTTCAAGTGCCAAAGATGCTATCAGTGCTTAGAAAAGATTGGGCACCCCTTGCTTTTTGTATATCTTTCAAG TTAGAGACAGATTCAAACATTCTTCTAAATAAGGCGCGGGGTGCTCTCGAGAAGTACAATATGCATGCTGTTGTTGCGAACGAGCTCTCCACGCGCAAGGAGCAAGTGGTGGTTGTCACCATTGACGACAAGATTACGGTTCAACGAGATAAGAGTAAGGCTGATGATGATGTAGAGAATCCCCTCATCAAGCTTCTTTCTCAGAGACATTCAGCTTACATTGAGGATTCCAAGAGAACGAGGTGA
- the LOC112766429 gene encoding uncharacterized protein isoform X2 yields the protein MSNLITLCRPHTLFFSSFITCRHQFQTRASSFRNPNCNSRFPSFSLYSSWLIDSWGSSRTGLWFRVNQRRTLAKASNWDEQRSPYETLELDRDADEEQIKSAYRRLAKFYHPDVYDGRGSLEEGETAEARFIKIQAAYELLIDDEKRRQYDMDNRVNPMKASEAWMEWLMKKRKAFAQRGDMAVAAWAEQQQRQLNLRVRQLSRSKMDPDEARKILAREKAAAAKNFSNTLKRHTLVLKKRDLMRRKAEQDQDKLISQLLAAEGLESDTDE from the exons ATGAGCAATTTGATAACCCTGTGTAGGCCTCACACACTgttcttctcttctttcattaCTTGCAGACACCAGTTTCAAACCAGGGCTTCTTCTTTTCGGAACCCTAATTGCAATTCCCGTTTTCCCTCTTTCTCGTTATACTCTTCCTGGCTCATCGATTCCTGGGGTTCTAGCAGGACTGGACTATGGTTTCGCGTTAATCAGAGGAGAACTCTGGCCAAGGCTTCAAATTGGGACGAACAACGATCCCCGTATGAAACCCTTG AATTGGACAGAGATGCTGATGAAGAACAGATAAAGAGCGCTTATCGACGATTGGCTAAATTCTATCATCCAGATG TCTATGATGGTAGAGGATCCCttgaggaaggtgaaacagcagaagctAGGTTCATTAAGATCCAAGCTGCTTATGAATTGCTTATAGACGATGAGAAACGAAGACAGTATGATATGGATAACCGAGTCAACCCTATGAAG GCGTCTGAGGCATGGATGGAGTGGCTAATGAAAAAGCGAAAAGCTTTTGCTCAACGTGGTGATATGGCAGTTGCTGCTTGGGCTGAGCAGCAACAGCGACAGTTGAATCTACGTGTCCGTCAACTTTCTCGTTCAAAG ATGGATCCTGATGAGGCAAGGAAGATTCTAGCTAGAGAGAAGGCAGCTGCTGCTAAGAATTTCTCCAATACCCTTAAAAGGCACACACTTGTTCTCAAGAAAAGAGATTTGATGAGAAGAAAGGCTGAGCAAGATCAAGATAAACTTATCAGCCAGCTCTTGGCAGCAGAAGGTCTTGAATCAGATACTGATGAATGA
- the LOC112766429 gene encoding uncharacterized protein isoform X1, with the protein MLNRDSLSLRAITYSLPYTSTTLPRKKKGILQLGWFGFLRCIVALIFRHQFQTRASSFRNPNCNSRFPSFSLYSSWLIDSWGSSRTGLWFRVNQRRTLAKASNWDEQRSPYETLELDRDADEEQIKSAYRRLAKFYHPDVYDGRGSLEEGETAEARFIKIQAAYELLIDDEKRRQYDMDNRVNPMKASEAWMEWLMKKRKAFAQRGDMAVAAWAEQQQRQLNLRVRQLSRSKMDPDEARKILAREKAAAAKNFSNTLKRHTLVLKKRDLMRRKAEQDQDKLISQLLAAEGLESDTDE; encoded by the exons ATGTTAAACAGAGATTCGTTGTCATTGAGGGCCATCACGTATTCTCTTCCTTACACTTCCACGACCCTCCCccgaaaaaaaaagggaattttGCAACTTGGGTGGTTCGGGTTTCTGCGTTGCATCGTTGCGTTGATTTTCAG ACACCAGTTTCAAACCAGGGCTTCTTCTTTTCGGAACCCTAATTGCAATTCCCGTTTTCCCTCTTTCTCGTTATACTCTTCCTGGCTCATCGATTCCTGGGGTTCTAGCAGGACTGGACTATGGTTTCGCGTTAATCAGAGGAGAACTCTGGCCAAGGCTTCAAATTGGGACGAACAACGATCCCCGTATGAAACCCTTG AATTGGACAGAGATGCTGATGAAGAACAGATAAAGAGCGCTTATCGACGATTGGCTAAATTCTATCATCCAGATG TCTATGATGGTAGAGGATCCCttgaggaaggtgaaacagcagaagctAGGTTCATTAAGATCCAAGCTGCTTATGAATTGCTTATAGACGATGAGAAACGAAGACAGTATGATATGGATAACCGAGTCAACCCTATGAAG GCGTCTGAGGCATGGATGGAGTGGCTAATGAAAAAGCGAAAAGCTTTTGCTCAACGTGGTGATATGGCAGTTGCTGCTTGGGCTGAGCAGCAACAGCGACAGTTGAATCTACGTGTCCGTCAACTTTCTCGTTCAAAG ATGGATCCTGATGAGGCAAGGAAGATTCTAGCTAGAGAGAAGGCAGCTGCTGCTAAGAATTTCTCCAATACCCTTAAAAGGCACACACTTGTTCTCAAGAAAAGAGATTTGATGAGAAGAAAGGCTGAGCAAGATCAAGATAAACTTATCAGCCAGCTCTTGGCAGCAGAAGGTCTTGAATCAGATACTGATGAATGA